A stretch of the Prochlorococcus marinus str. MIT 0918 genome encodes the following:
- a CDS encoding NAD(P)H-quinone oxidoreductase subunit J → MEKEESNKIENISEKEQVNETGPISNFLTNEGLEHTNSAPDHIGIEIINLAPSKLIDVVLKLKEIGFNYLQCQGGYDEGPGANLVSFYHLISIEDYFKSKQPREVRLKVFLDRNGDLTVPSLYKIFRGSDWQERETFDMFGIIYDGHPRLKRLLMPEDWKGWPLRKDYIQPDFYEMQDAY, encoded by the coding sequence ATGGAAAAAGAAGAGAGCAATAAAATTGAAAATATTTCTGAAAAAGAGCAAGTCAATGAGACTGGTCCTATCAGCAACTTTTTAACAAATGAAGGATTAGAGCATACAAACAGTGCACCTGATCATATCGGAATAGAAATTATCAATTTAGCACCAAGCAAACTGATTGATGTTGTATTAAAGTTAAAAGAAATAGGATTTAATTACCTTCAATGTCAAGGCGGATATGATGAAGGCCCAGGTGCAAATCTAGTTTCTTTCTACCATCTAATTTCTATAGAAGATTATTTTAAAAGCAAGCAACCTAGAGAAGTAAGGTTAAAAGTATTCCTTGATAGAAATGGGGATTTAACTGTACCATCTCTTTATAAAATATTTCGAGGTTCTGATTGGCAAGAGAGGGAAACTTTTGATATGTTTGGTATTATTTACGATGGTCATCCACGTCTAAAAAGATTATTAATGCCAGAAGATTGGAAAGGATGGCCATTAAGAAAAGACTATATTCAGCCAGACTTTTACGAAATGCAAGATGCATATTAA
- the psbF gene encoding cytochrome b559 subunit beta: MTNSSSPLQAVEVRTYPVFTVRWLAVHALAIPTVFFLGAIAAMQFIRR; encoded by the coding sequence ATGACAAATTCTTCTTCTCCCTTACAGGCTGTTGAAGTCCGCACCTACCCAGTTTTTACGGTGCGCTGGCTTGCAGTTCATGCTTTGGCAATTCCAACAGTATTTTTCTTAGGTGCCATTGCTGCTATGCAGTTCATCCGTCGTTAA
- the mtnP gene encoding S-methyl-5'-thioadenosine phosphorylase produces the protein MINQHFPSNDIEQANQPSFLENAKLGVLGGSGLYSIENLKDVKELEIETPYGKPSDNLRLGNLEGMEVVFLARHGRHHTFTPTEVPYRANIWALRSLNVRWILSPSAVGSLQEQVRPLDMVVPDQFIDRTHQRPLTFFSDGAVAHVTMADPFCPTLSRLLTEEGEKLMPEGRQIHKGGTYLAMEGPAFSTKAESNLYRSWGCKVIGMTNHTEARLAREAEIAYSSLSMVTDYDCWHEGYGNVSVDMVLDNLSTNAKLATKIITSTAKRISSTRPNSDAHKALKNSLMTSKDKVPQKTRVKINLFTESYWGNFNEK, from the coding sequence ATGATCAACCAACATTTTCCTTCAAATGATATTGAACAAGCCAACCAGCCTTCTTTTTTAGAGAATGCAAAGCTTGGTGTTTTAGGTGGGAGCGGTCTTTATTCAATAGAAAATCTTAAAGATGTAAAAGAATTAGAAATTGAAACACCATACGGCAAACCATCTGACAATTTGCGCTTAGGCAATCTAGAAGGAATGGAAGTGGTTTTTCTAGCCCGACATGGAAGGCATCACACTTTTACTCCTACTGAAGTTCCTTACAGAGCCAACATCTGGGCTTTAAGGTCATTAAATGTAAGGTGGATTCTTTCACCATCCGCAGTTGGATCTCTACAAGAACAAGTAAGGCCTTTGGATATGGTTGTACCTGATCAGTTTATTGATAGAACTCATCAAAGGCCTTTAACTTTTTTTTCTGACGGTGCTGTGGCTCATGTAACCATGGCAGATCCTTTTTGCCCCACATTATCTAGATTACTCACTGAAGAAGGAGAAAAGCTAATGCCTGAAGGCCGCCAAATTCATAAAGGTGGCACTTATCTTGCAATGGAAGGACCAGCATTTTCTACAAAAGCCGAATCTAATCTTTATCGAAGTTGGGGGTGCAAAGTTATTGGGATGACAAACCATACAGAAGCAAGATTAGCTAGAGAAGCTGAAATCGCATACTCTTCATTATCTATGGTGACTGACTACGACTGTTGGCATGAAGGATATGGGAATGTAAGTGTAGATATGGTTTTAGATAACCTTTCAACCAACGCAAAGCTCGCAACTAAAATAATAACTTCTACTGCAAAAAGAATTTCATCAACAAGGCCAAATAGCGATGCCCATAAAGCACTAAAAAACAGCCTTATGACCTCAAAAGATAAAGTTCCCCAGAAGACTCGAGTAAAAATAAACCTTTTTACAGAAAGTTACTGGGGAAACTTCAATGAAAAATAA
- a CDS encoding photosynthesis system II assembly factor Ycf48, with amino-acid sequence MKKLLVYSFNLILILCLGLGLSGCVTTTRLPTQQMSPWEEIKLASDDNPLDIGFVDDSHGFLVGANRLILETNDGGVTWQDRDLEIPSEENFRLMSIDFKGEEGWLVGQPNLIMHSDNAGKTWTRLLLGNKLPGNPYLITTLDKDSAELATTAGAVYQTTDGGNNWEARVAEASGGVRDLRRRDDGSYVSVSSLGNFFVTLDKEDQTWQSHQRASSKRVQTLGFQPNGQLWMLSRGAEIRLNEQADDYESWSKPIIPLVNGYNYLDMAWDPEGEIWAAGGNGTLLVSKDEGKTWEKDPIGYATPTNFIRIFFIENSQTNSSKGFALGERGHVLRWVGDA; translated from the coding sequence ATGAAAAAACTACTAGTTTATTCTTTCAATCTCATATTAATTCTCTGCCTAGGCTTAGGTCTAAGTGGGTGTGTTACAACTACAAGACTTCCTACTCAACAAATGAGCCCATGGGAAGAAATTAAATTAGCGAGCGATGATAATCCATTAGATATTGGATTTGTAGACGATAGTCATGGGTTTTTAGTAGGGGCAAATAGGTTGATTCTCGAAACAAATGATGGTGGAGTTACTTGGCAAGATAGAGACTTAGAAATTCCGAGCGAAGAAAATTTTAGGCTAATGAGTATTGATTTTAAAGGTGAGGAAGGATGGCTGGTGGGCCAACCTAATTTGATTATGCATAGTGATAATGCTGGGAAAACCTGGACTCGTTTATTACTTGGAAATAAATTACCAGGAAACCCTTATTTAATAACTACTCTTGATAAAGACTCAGCTGAACTCGCGACTACCGCAGGTGCTGTTTATCAAACAACTGATGGAGGAAATAATTGGGAAGCAAGGGTTGCTGAAGCTTCTGGTGGGGTTAGGGATTTGCGTAGAAGAGATGATGGGTCTTATGTAAGCGTTAGTAGTTTAGGAAATTTCTTTGTCACCTTAGATAAAGAAGATCAAACATGGCAGTCTCATCAAAGGGCTAGTAGTAAGAGAGTTCAAACATTGGGATTTCAACCTAATGGACAGCTTTGGATGCTTTCAAGAGGAGCTGAAATTCGTTTAAATGAACAAGCTGATGATTATGAGAGTTGGTCAAAACCAATTATTCCTTTAGTTAATGGTTATAACTATTTGGATATGGCTTGGGACCCTGAAGGTGAAATTTGGGCTGCAGGTGGGAATGGAACTCTTTTAGTCAGTAAAGATGAAGGAAAAACTTGGGAAAAAGATCCAATTGGTTACGCAACTCCAACAAATTTTATTCGAATATTTTTTATAGAAAATTCCCAGACTAATTCCTCTAAAGGCTTTGCCCTAGGGGAAAGAGGACATGTTTTGCGCTGGGTTGGGGATGCATAA
- a CDS encoding NAD(P)H-quinone oxidoreductase subunit 3: MFALQGYDAFLGFLLISAAVPILALVTNKLISPLSKSGERELTYESGMEPIGGAWIQFNIRYYMFALVFVIFDVETVFLYPWAVAFHKLGLLAFIEALIFISILIVALAYAWRKGALEWS, translated from the coding sequence ATGTTTGCTCTTCAGGGTTACGACGCATTTCTTGGCTTTCTTTTAATTTCAGCGGCTGTGCCCATTCTGGCATTAGTCACAAACAAACTTATATCTCCATTAAGCAAATCCGGGGAAAGAGAGCTGACCTATGAATCAGGGATGGAACCTATAGGTGGTGCATGGATTCAATTTAATATTCGTTATTACATGTTCGCGCTTGTTTTTGTGATTTTTGATGTTGAGACTGTATTTCTTTATCCTTGGGCAGTTGCATTTCACAAGCTTGGTTTATTAGCATTTATTGAAGCGCTCATATTCATCTCAATTCTAATTGTTGCACTAGCATATGCCTGGCGCAAAGGAGCACTTGAATGGAGCTAA
- a CDS encoding photosystem II reaction center protein J: protein MSSKLKGPDGRLPDRLPDGRPAVSWERRWTEGQLPLWLVATAGGIAVIFVLGIFFYGSYTGVGSA, encoded by the coding sequence ATGAGCTCTAAATTAAAGGGACCTGATGGACGTCTACCAGACAGGCTTCCAGATGGTCGACCAGCTGTTTCATGGGAACGACGTTGGACAGAAGGGCAACTACCTTTATGGTTAGTAGCAACTGCAGGAGGCATTGCAGTTATTTTTGTTCTAGGTATTTTCTTCTATGGTTCTTATACAGGCGTAGGTTCTGCTTAA
- the nuoB gene encoding NADH-quinone oxidoreductase subunit NuoB, with the protein MRDIREATCGPVGAPQITSDLSENIILTSLDDLHNWARLSSLWPLLYGTACCFIEFAALIGSRFDFDRFGLVPRSSPRQADLLIVAGTVTMKMAPALVRLYEQMPDPKYVIAMGACTITGGMFSADSTTAVRGVDKLIPVDLYLPGCPPRPEAIFDAVIKLRKKVGNESFTDREKIAPTHRYFTIPHQMKRVSPLTNGQYLNLKTDDESIMLNPSTNIKIETKKEREEEKQTSSN; encoded by the coding sequence ATTCGAGACATTCGTGAGGCTACTTGTGGCCCAGTTGGTGCACCGCAAATAACTAGTGACCTAAGCGAAAACATAATTCTTACAAGCCTTGATGATCTTCATAATTGGGCAAGATTAAGCAGCTTATGGCCGCTTTTATATGGAACTGCATGTTGTTTTATAGAATTCGCTGCTTTAATTGGTTCTAGATTTGACTTTGACAGGTTTGGACTTGTACCTAGAAGTTCACCACGACAAGCAGACCTTTTAATAGTGGCAGGGACAGTGACAATGAAAATGGCACCGGCTTTAGTAAGACTTTATGAGCAAATGCCAGATCCAAAATATGTAATTGCTATGGGGGCTTGCACCATTACAGGGGGAATGTTCAGTGCAGACTCAACTACTGCTGTAAGGGGAGTGGACAAATTAATTCCCGTAGACCTTTATTTACCAGGTTGTCCTCCAAGGCCAGAAGCTATCTTTGATGCAGTCATAAAGCTAAGAAAAAAAGTAGGGAATGAATCATTTACTGATCGAGAAAAAATAGCTCCAACTCATCGTTACTTCACGATTCCACATCAAATGAAAAGAGTTTCACCATTAACTAATGGCCAATACTTAAATTTAAAAACTGATGATGAATCTATAATGCTAAACCCTTCAACAAATATTAAAATAGAAACTAAAAAAGAAAGAGAAGAAGAAAAACAAACTTCTTCTAACTGA
- the selD gene encoding selenide, water dikinase SelD, producing the protein MLVDHLLLLGGGHTHALILLRWAMNPHLRPKGLITLINRDSTSIYSGMFPGLVAGNYQLEDSSIDLRKLASCAGVSFIVGEINALDLNEKRVFINSRSSIGFSKLSIDVGSETAVDAKTLKILLDKSLSVPIKPFKKSFQWIKNLDLDSASKTPLTVIGSGLAAIEIVFALKKRWPSRRIRLRAHLNKLDKHFKHALNRAKIEILDETALIFGPALLCTGNQAPQWLKASGLEVNKSGRILTKATFEVLGQSDIFAVGDCGLLENNNRSPSGVWAVRAAKPLAKNIERSFAGESLISWHPQKNALQLVGGYANPYKKNAVFVWGPFLFGFKNIFWKLKEILDKSFIEKFKNLATMENEQSMDGCRGCAAKISATCLNSALKASDLQELQSSPEDAALVASFAKGLSWFQSVDGFPALISDPWLNARLTSLHACSDLWAKGSSVASAQALITLPAVSPTLQEEMLIQCITGIKSALEPQGAKLIGGHTFESRAPVPFSITMGIEVSLSVNGFIAENEGEPLNKFGLQLGDQILISKGLGSGVIFAAAMEENCHSHYLDQALFELSQSQHILLDDIRSNCLNSSQKSLVHACTDITGFGLLGHLGEMIHATNIDRLKACLPLLKVNLFADRIPSLNGAKKLLRYGYHSTLAPANRTAWSLLNQGKNSSGLIELLFDSICSDNEEVEIIKELLIDPQTCGPLIISCNSDLAKKLTINSSWTRIGIVDLY; encoded by the coding sequence ATGTTGGTTGATCATCTTTTGTTATTAGGAGGTGGCCATACCCATGCACTTATTTTGCTGCGTTGGGCAATGAATCCACATTTAAGGCCAAAGGGTTTGATAACTTTGATAAATAGAGATAGTACATCTATTTATTCAGGAATGTTTCCTGGCCTTGTTGCAGGAAATTATCAGTTAGAGGATTCTTCAATAGACTTAAGAAAATTGGCATCGTGTGCTGGGGTCTCTTTTATTGTTGGGGAAATTAATGCATTAGATCTTAATGAAAAGAGAGTTTTTATTAACTCTCGTTCTTCTATTGGCTTTTCAAAGTTAAGCATCGATGTTGGATCTGAAACTGCTGTAGATGCCAAAACATTAAAAATACTTTTAGATAAGAGTTTAAGTGTTCCTATCAAGCCCTTTAAAAAATCTTTCCAATGGATAAAAAATTTAGATTTAGATAGCGCCTCTAAAACACCATTAACAGTTATAGGGTCGGGACTTGCTGCCATTGAAATTGTTTTTGCATTAAAGAAAAGGTGGCCAAGTAGAAGAATTAGATTGAGAGCTCATTTGAACAAGCTAGATAAACATTTTAAGCATGCATTGAATCGCGCTAAGATTGAAATATTAGATGAAACAGCTTTAATCTTTGGCCCTGCATTGTTATGTACGGGGAACCAAGCTCCTCAATGGCTAAAAGCAAGTGGTTTGGAGGTTAATAAGAGTGGCAGGATTCTTACTAAAGCTACTTTTGAGGTTCTTGGACAATCAGATATATTTGCTGTTGGTGATTGTGGATTGTTAGAAAACAATAATCGCTCTCCATCTGGTGTATGGGCAGTTAGAGCAGCAAAACCTTTAGCTAAAAATATTGAAAGATCTTTTGCTGGTGAAAGCCTTATTTCTTGGCACCCTCAAAAAAATGCTTTGCAGTTGGTCGGAGGTTATGCAAATCCTTATAAAAAAAATGCTGTGTTTGTTTGGGGTCCTTTCCTATTTGGCTTTAAAAATATCTTTTGGAAATTGAAAGAGATTTTAGATAAAAGCTTTATAGAAAAGTTCAAGAATTTGGCAACAATGGAAAATGAACAATCAATGGATGGTTGTAGAGGTTGTGCTGCGAAAATTTCAGCTACATGCCTTAACTCTGCTTTAAAAGCATCTGATCTTCAAGAATTACAAAGCAGTCCAGAAGATGCAGCTTTAGTAGCATCTTTTGCAAAAGGTCTTTCTTGGTTTCAAAGTGTAGATGGATTTCCTGCACTTATAAGTGATCCTTGGTTGAATGCGCGCTTAACTTCTTTACACGCTTGTTCTGATTTGTGGGCAAAAGGTTCATCTGTTGCTTCTGCTCAAGCCTTGATTACTCTCCCAGCTGTTTCGCCAACTTTGCAAGAGGAAATGCTGATTCAGTGTATTACTGGAATTAAATCTGCATTAGAACCTCAGGGAGCCAAGCTGATTGGAGGCCATACTTTTGAATCTAGAGCCCCAGTGCCCTTTTCAATCACTATGGGGATAGAGGTCTCTTTATCAGTAAATGGCTTTATAGCTGAAAATGAAGGTGAACCTTTAAATAAATTTGGACTTCAATTAGGCGATCAGATCCTTATTAGTAAGGGGCTTGGCAGTGGTGTTATTTTTGCTGCAGCTATGGAAGAGAATTGTCATTCTCATTATTTAGATCAAGCATTATTTGAACTTTCGCAAAGCCAACATATTCTTTTGGATGATATTAGATCAAACTGTCTGAATTCCTCCCAGAAATCTTTAGTACATGCATGTACGGATATCACAGGTTTTGGGTTGCTCGGACATTTAGGGGAAATGATTCATGCAACAAACATTGATAGATTAAAAGCGTGTTTACCGTTATTGAAAGTTAATCTTTTTGCTGACCGTATTCCAAGTTTAAATGGTGCAAAAAAACTTTTAAGATATGGCTATCATAGTACTTTGGCCCCAGCTAATAGAACTGCTTGGTCTTTATTAAATCAAGGTAAAAACTCTTCAGGCCTTATAGAATTACTTTTTGATAGCATTTGCTCGGATAACGAGGAAGTGGAAATCATTAAGGAGTTGTTAATTGACCCCCAAACATGTGGCCCTTTAATTATTTCTTGTAATTCAGACTTGGCTAAGAAACTTACAATTAATTCCTCTTGGACAAGAATAGGAATAGTAGATTTATATTGA
- the psbE gene encoding cytochrome b559 subunit alpha has protein sequence MAAGSTGERPFFEIITSVRYWIIHAVTLPAIFIAGFLFVSTGLAYDAFGTPRPDTYFQASESKAPVVTQRFESKAQLDLRLK, from the coding sequence ATGGCTGCCGGCTCCACCGGGGAACGCCCGTTTTTTGAGATCATTACCAGTGTCCGTTATTGGATTATCCATGCTGTGACACTGCCAGCGATCTTTATCGCAGGATTTTTATTTGTGTCAACTGGCCTTGCCTATGACGCATTTGGAACTCCACGACCAGATACTTATTTTCAGGCTTCTGAAAGTAAGGCTCCAGTAGTGACGCAACGCTTTGAGTCAAAAGCTCAACTTGATCTGCGCCTGAAATAA
- a CDS encoding photosystem II reaction center protein L: protein MQVNPNPNKLSVELNRTSLYLGLLLVFVLGILFSSYFFN from the coding sequence ATGCAAGTCAATCCAAATCCAAACAAGCTTTCGGTTGAGCTGAACCGAACAAGCCTTTATCTAGGGCTTTTGCTTGTTTTTGTTCTAGGGATTTTGTTCTCAAGCTATTTCTTTAATTAA
- a CDS encoding rubredoxin, producing MEFSTDDGAKQNSDQKKPDLPRDLSFNRFECRGCGYVYDPKEGLKKYGIPPGTSFLDLDQISFRCPVCRARYPAYKDIGAKFEPADGFEDNVVYGFGFNTLPPGQKNVLIFGGLAFAAACFLSLYSLH from the coding sequence ATGGAATTTAGTACTGATGATGGTGCAAAACAAAACTCTGATCAAAAAAAACCAGATCTCCCGAGAGATCTTAGTTTTAATAGATTTGAATGCAGAGGTTGTGGTTATGTTTATGACCCTAAAGAAGGCCTTAAAAAATATGGAATTCCTCCAGGGACCTCTTTTTTAGATCTTGACCAAATAAGTTTTAGATGCCCAGTTTGCAGAGCAAGATACCCAGCGTATAAGGATATAGGAGCTAAATTTGAACCTGCTGATGGATTTGAAGATAATGTGGTTTATGGCTTTGGTTTTAATACTCTTCCACCAGGGCAGAAGAATGTACTTATTTTTGGTGGGTTAGCTTTTGCTGCTGCTTGTTTCTTGTCCCTCTATTCCTTGCATTAA
- a CDS encoding CCA tRNA nucleotidyltransferase, protein MKAPVDPEFISNFQGLSKALLKSLITAAKKASIERIAIVGGVIRDELIHIIHNQTIKNFNDLDLIIEGSPEIFAHQIKQLLGESRVSINRVNSNYQTIELTIDGICIDIARARLETYPHLAKNPATSNTSIENDLKRRDFTINSIAFDLKKNQLIDPCNGKDAILNRSLELNHSLSISEDPTRVIRAARYSTRLNFQLSSASLHQIEETINSWPWDWTSNKRSEAPPPALGTRFGMEVELLLEKEKWAKCLTKLQEWGALVLLDQKIQQEKYLNRKLTWASRLGVQRLTALVATAKDPCALASRLQLTQTQQNLLKTSVDLNENLDSIYKSQAYINWLPSQWCELIESHTLNPNAIAISISLGKPLWRYLLHWWGRWRHIKSKTTAQNLMKKGWSEGPELGMELKRLRDMELNKNIKLK, encoded by the coding sequence ATGAAAGCCCCGGTCGATCCGGAGTTTATAAGCAACTTCCAAGGTTTATCTAAAGCTCTATTAAAAAGTTTAATCACAGCAGCGAAGAAGGCATCTATTGAAAGAATTGCCATAGTAGGAGGCGTCATAAGAGATGAACTTATACATATAATTCATAATCAAACTATTAAAAATTTTAATGACCTGGATCTAATTATCGAAGGGTCCCCAGAAATTTTTGCCCATCAAATAAAACAATTATTAGGAGAATCACGGGTTAGTATTAATCGTGTAAATAGTAATTATCAAACTATTGAATTAACTATCGATGGAATTTGCATTGACATTGCAAGAGCAAGGTTAGAAACATATCCACATCTTGCAAAAAACCCTGCCACGTCAAATACTTCTATAGAAAATGATCTGAAAAGAAGAGACTTCACAATTAATTCAATCGCATTTGATCTGAAAAAAAATCAATTAATAGATCCGTGTAATGGAAAAGATGCCATCTTAAACCGATCACTCGAATTGAATCATTCTCTTAGTATTTCAGAAGATCCAACAAGAGTAATAAGAGCAGCTCGTTATTCGACTAGACTTAATTTCCAATTATCTTCAGCATCTCTTCACCAAATTGAAGAAACAATAAATTCATGGCCTTGGGATTGGACTTCAAACAAGCGTTCTGAAGCCCCTCCTCCTGCCTTAGGGACAAGATTTGGTATGGAGGTAGAGCTTCTTTTAGAAAAAGAAAAATGGGCCAAATGTCTAACAAAGCTACAAGAATGGGGAGCATTAGTATTACTCGATCAAAAGATTCAACAAGAGAAATACTTAAATAGAAAACTTACTTGGGCATCTAGATTAGGGGTCCAAAGATTAACTGCTTTAGTTGCAACAGCAAAAGATCCATGTGCTCTTGCATCAAGATTACAATTAACTCAAACTCAGCAAAATCTTTTAAAAACAAGTGTTGATCTAAATGAAAATTTAGATTCAATCTACAAATCACAAGCTTATATAAATTGGCTTCCTTCACAATGGTGTGAATTGATTGAATCTCATACTTTAAATCCTAATGCAATAGCAATTTCCATATCTCTAGGTAAACCACTTTGGAGGTATTTATTGCACTGGTGGGGGAGATGGCGCCATATAAAGTCAAAAACTACTGCTCAAAACCTTATGAAAAAAGGTTGGTCCGAGGGCCCAGAATTAGGGATGGAATTAAAAAGGTTAAGGGATATGGAACTCAATAAAAATATTAAATTAAAATAG